In the genome of Channa argus isolate prfri chromosome 8, Channa argus male v1.0, whole genome shotgun sequence, the window TCATTTGAACAGCATTCTAAggtaacattttactgttgcCGTCTGCAGCGTAGCTGACATGCAGAACCACACCTTTCCTGTCACTGCCAGTTCTCTCATCACAAATGTTTTGCTCATGTGACCACAGCGCCTTGGCTTCCATTCTGCGCGCCTGGCTGGACCAGTGTTCAGAAGACTTCCAGGAGCCTCCGGACTACCCCTCTCTCCATAGGCTGATGGACTACCTGCGTAGGGCCCTTCCCGGTTCGGAGGCTCTTAAACGAGCCGAGGGTCTGCTGGAGCAACTGCAAAGTCAGACCAGCGTAGATGACACTGATGGTAACTAATTATCTTTAAAGTCTCTTGACATGTATTCTctactgtaatgtttttttctcatcttttctgACAAATTTCAAATGAACTGTTCACCTGCTTTCAGCTGGCTTCCATGGCAATGGTTCTTTCTGCCtcggggaggaggaggaagtggaggtTGAGGTACAGGAGGATTTCCTCTTGTTTGACGCAGACCTGGTGGCTGAGCAGCTGACCTACATGGATGCGGTAAGTGGAgggaaacaagacaaaaacaggggAGGGGACTGGCAGTCTGTGTTGGACAGGAGGGAAAATGTTAACTAAGGTCACAGCCCCGTGATGTTTCGTCACTCTAACATCAGCCTGTTCTTCTGCTCTAGCTGCTGTTTAAAAAGGTTGTGCCCCACCACTGCCTGGGCTCTATTTGGTCTCAGAGGGATAAGAAGCACAACAAGCACAGTGCCCCCACCATCCGAGCCACCATTACTCAGTTCAATGCTGTGGCGGCCTGCGTGGTCAGCACCGtgctgaaacacagacagatcAGACCCCATGTCAGAGCACGGGTCATCCAGCGGTGGATAGACATCGCTCAGGTGGGCAGAAACgcacagacatacacacctATTATCATATGAAAATCTTAAACACGAGTAGTAAGTTCAGACTTGTGTTCGTTCTCTAACAGGAGTGTCGAATACGCAAGAATTTCTCTTCTCTGCGAGCCATTGTGTCTGCACTGCAGTCTAATCCTCTGTACAGGCTGAAAAGGGCATGGTCCTGTGTGCACAAGTAAGCCTCCAATCTCTCAACTATGCAGATAATCTGTGTTGGGTTCAATGAAGGAATCGGCCTTTTGGGAGAattcaacaatatttttaaatgcttgGTTTGCATGCGTATTGTAGCTACTGTCCAATACTATAACCTAACATAAATCTGTGAATGATGCAGAGACAGCATGCAGACCTTTGAGGAACTGTCTGACATTTTCTCTGATCACAACAACTATCTGACCAGCAGAGAGCTACTCATGAGGGTAAGCTGGACCACATATGTTTCGTATCTCTGAATTTTGTAATGAGTAAACTTGGATCCTCTGTAAAAGTCCAAGTTAGGAGACTCACTGAGAACTGATAAAACACATTGATTTCTCTGATAAAAATCGCAAAGAACCAAAGcaattcttttgtttgctttacaggAAGGCACTTCAAAGTTTGCAAGTTTGGAAAGTTGTGCCAAGGAGCATCAGAAACGCACCCACAAGAGACTACAGCTGCAGAAGGAAATGGTGAGACAGTGACCAGTTAACTAAGaccttgatttattttattttttttcaaagagagctgtgtaattttaaacaacacattcCTCCCAAGCAATGCACTGTGAAGTAAGTTCTAGCCTCCCCCGTATGATGAAGCCACATGCTTAGCTTTGTTTACTCAGGGCAGTATGTGATGTACTTACATTATACAAACCTGCTTTGTCATTTGTGAGTTACAccgtgtaaaaaaaataaaataaaaaataaatctgatatTATATTGTGTTTCACTTCGTGAAGATTAAGTAATACCATTATTTCCTTTCTCCACAGGGAGCAATGCAAGGAACGATACCGTACTTGGGGACGTTTCTCACTGACCTGACTATGTTGGATACAGCTCTGCCTGACTTAGTGGAGgtaagacaaagaaaacacctgctgaatgtgttgtgtgtgcacTTGGCTGTATGTTTCATTGTTTGAGTGCCTTCGTCAGCACGTTTACACAACTCTGCAGATCTGAGAGTCTGTCTGCGTAACCGCTGTCAGAAACTGGGGGCGTTAGATTCTGTGAGTGCGAGAGGAATTTTGTCAGCACAGTTTTGGAGTGGTCTACTTAATGCTGTTTGTCCAAGCAGCCACTGGTATGTGATGTTCAGGGTCTGACAGCGTGCTCTTTGTGTCTTCTGCAGGGTGGTTTGATCAACTTTGAGAAGAGGCGCAGGGTGAGTGCAGCAGCAATCGGCCTCCTCCTACATGATTATACCACAATGCTTATCACGTACCGAGCCTTATCGACACGTGGCACATGCTTAAAGTCAGTCTAACTTCAATGACTTTCTCTTGGTCTCTGCAGGAGTTTGAGGTGATTGCCCAGATCAAGCTGCTCCAGTCGGCCTGTAACAGCTACTGCCTCACTCCGGACCCAGCCTTTCTACGCTGGTTTAAGAGTCAGCCTCAGCTCAGTGAGGAGGAAAGGTACCACTGCTTTACTGAGAATTACTGATTGCACCGTTATCCATTACATAATGAGCAGATTAGTGCACAATGTCACGGTCTGTTGGATCTattgttcacaaacacacaagaagaagcatctttttcacttgtttccCAGCTTCTCCCCGCTGTTCTTATGTCTCGTGACCTACCATtctattgtatttgtttttttctgtgagcTCTCCTTTtcagtctcctcctcctcctcttgccCTCTCTGACTTTCCCTTTTCATTCCCCTTTACGCAGAATTCATGGTTCCTAAAACCACTAAGCACATGATTTGGTAATGTTTTATGGTGTTTAAGGTTTGATATTAATCTTTCTTCTTGCAGCTACACGTTGTCCTGTGAGATTGAAGGTCTTGGTGACAGCAGTCCAACTTCACCCAAGCCTCGAAAAAGCATGGTTAAAAGACTTAGCCTGTGAGTACATCCAGAAACCAGATGTTTTTAGGAGGAGAGTACTGTTAGAAATGTCCTCAAGTGTGCATTAACTTGGGCACGCCTTATAGGACATTGGACTCATTGGTCATACTGTCATATTCAGGGTCTATGTTGCTATCgactctttattttattatcactaATAAATCACTTCCTTTACTTTCCAGACTGTTTCTTGGAACAGACAGTAGTGCAGCCAGTTCTCCAGTCAGAGAGACGCCGCGATCGCCTCCTACTGGCAGCTCAGGGGAGAGCATGGACTCAGTCAGCGTGTCTTCCAGTGACTCCAGCAGTCCAGACAGCGAGGGACTGGCCACCCCCACTCACACCTCTGACTCACAGCAAAACAAGGTGGGAGAGAACACAAAAAatcttttattcacatttaGTGAATGTATAAATGTTACCGGTGTGGGGGGAGGGACGCTCAAAGAGGGAAAACCCTCTGTCAATTAAATGCTGGACATCCTAAAAGAGTTTGTTCTTTTGAAACTTTAATGCGTAATTTTTACATAGCCaagtaaatcaaataaataaactagaaataacaatggcaaaaaaaaaaaaatgttgctctCCTTTTATTACTTTGTGTCAGTAGTTCCAGGTCTTGTAAAAGATCAAGTATTTAGCATTTATGTGCTATGCACAACTTTTGTTTATCTTTTCTCAGCTATCAGAATCTTCCTCCTGTAATTCACTCAACTCCATGGACACCAGCTCGTCGACAGCCAGTGTCTCCATCACTTCTGCATCTCCCTTCCCCCCCGTGCCCCCGTGCACCCATAGACGCTCTAGTTCTCTCACTCCCATGTCCTCCCCAAGCCAAACCCCAGTGTACAACACCCAGGCCCAGGATGCATGCATCATAAGAGTCAGCCTGGAGCAAGGCAATGGGAATCTCTACAAAAGCATACTGGTGAATAAATATGTATTCATATTCAAGTGTAAGCTACAGATGTACTGTTTTACAGCTTGTATGTTAAACCTTGCATGACTGAATTTTCTTTTGATTCCCTAAATCAGCTGACCAATCAAGACAAGACTCCGGCTGTAATTTCTAGAGCCATGGCAAAACACAACCTGGAGGTGGAGCCAGAGGAGGGATACGAGCTCGTACAAGTCATCTCTGACGAGAGAGGTAAACGTAGCTCTTTCATTCTCAAGCTTGATAATGGCTAATGGGCTCCTCAGAGATCAGTGAATATCTTGGGAATCATTTTCTGTGCATTTCTCCTTTTCCCATCATTCCTAGACTACACTTAGCCTAGCTAAAGGCTGGGTTCCACCTAAAGCTTTGTGCTAATTTACTTCTATATTTATATCTTTCACAGACAATATAATTTCCTCGCTTATAATCAAAAAGTACTACAGCAGTTTAGAAAGACTATGATGAAAAacacttgtttaaaaaacattgtgctttttttgtttgtttttgtagaaaatCACCTATATCCCATATGTAATAAACCAGTGACCCATGTGCTGCTGACAGAAAGCCTAACTGCAGTAACAGCAAGCTTATAACTGGTGTTTGTCctcctctttgtttctttcagagCTGGTGATCCCAGACAACGCCAATGTCTTTTATGCAATGAACACCTCAGCTAACTTCGACTTCCTGCTGCGGGTGCGAGGCTCAGTGGGTCGGCCTGTCCAGCTACGAAGCCGTTGTAGCTCCACACTCCCTCGTACCCAACACCGCTCGAGCATCTCGCTTAGACTCAGCAAGGTCACACTGTGACCCTGCACCGGGTTGACCCAGCAGTCTGCTCTTCACCACTaactcacaaaaacacagggtGTGAACTGGATGGATAAATGGACATTAAGAAGCGCTGGAAGTTAACTGGATACGAAAAGGAGCAGACGATACCAATGCAGTTTCCAGACTTTTAAAGAGCTTGACTTTGACCCTAATTTGCTCCTCCTGAACTGTGCCATCCCTTTGCCCAGCCTTAACAGGAACATGGATGTGTAATGTGGCTGCTG includes:
- the rgl1 gene encoding ral guanine nucleotide dissociation stimulator-like 1 isoform X4, coding for MKEKLTMKFAWKTKMSSVQDWGEEVEEGAVYNVTLKRVQIQQAANKGARWLGFLTAHFIITHSLPVDTIVGHIWRNLNSAEGDRLPPGHTVSQLETCKIRSIRAGTLERLVETLLTAFGDNDLTYTSIFLSTYRAFTSTQTVLKLLLDRYGNVEENDRCQGSETNRAIRNALASILRAWLDQCSEDFQEPPDYPSLHRLMDYLRRALPGSEALKRAEGLLEQLQSQTSVDDTDAGFHGNGSFCLGEEEEVEVEVQEDFLLFDADLVAEQLTYMDALLFKKVVPHHCLGSIWSQRDKKHNKHSAPTIRATITQFNAVAACVVSTVLKHRQIRPHVRARVIQRWIDIAQECRIRKNFSSLRAIVSALQSNPLYRLKRAWSCVHKDSMQTFEELSDIFSDHNNYLTSRELLMREGTSKFASLESCAKEHQKRTHKRLQLQKEMGAMQGTIPYLGTFLTDLTMLDTALPDLVEGGLINFEKRRREFEVIAQIKLLQSACNSYCLTPDPAFLRWFKSQPQLSEEESYTLSCEIEGLGDSSPTSPKPRKSMVKRLSLLFLGTDSSAASSPVRETPRSPPTGSSGESMDSVSVSSSDSSSPDSEGLATPTHTSDSQQNKLSESSSCNSLNSMDTSSSTASVSITSASPFPPVPPCTHRRSSSLTPMSSPSQTPVYNTQAQDACIIRVSLEQGNGNLYKSILLTNQDKTPAVISRAMAKHNLEVEPEEGYELVQVISDERELVIPDNANVFYAMNTSANFDFLLRVRGSVGRPVQLRSRCSSTLPRTQHRSSISLRLSKVTL
- the rgl1 gene encoding ral guanine nucleotide dissociation stimulator-like 1 isoform X1 is translated as MVSHYPLATLLPWPPGPHHHYPDLDCTLLLEGDGSVALQRYQARSPESSPRHWSSVQDWGEEVEEGAVYNVTLKRVQIQQAANKGARWLGFLTAHFIITHSLPVDTIVGHIWRNLNSAEGDRLPPGHTVSQLETCKIRSIRAGTLERLVETLLTAFGDNDLTYTSIFLSTYRAFTSTQTVLKLLLDRYGNVEENDRCQGSETNRAIRNALASILRAWLDQCSEDFQEPPDYPSLHRLMDYLRRALPGSEALKRAEGLLEQLQSQTSVDDTDAGFHGNGSFCLGEEEEVEVEVQEDFLLFDADLVAEQLTYMDALLFKKVVPHHCLGSIWSQRDKKHNKHSAPTIRATITQFNAVAACVVSTVLKHRQIRPHVRARVIQRWIDIAQECRIRKNFSSLRAIVSALQSNPLYRLKRAWSCVHKDSMQTFEELSDIFSDHNNYLTSRELLMREGTSKFASLESCAKEHQKRTHKRLQLQKEMGAMQGTIPYLGTFLTDLTMLDTALPDLVEGGLINFEKRRREFEVIAQIKLLQSACNSYCLTPDPAFLRWFKSQPQLSEEESYTLSCEIEGLGDSSPTSPKPRKSMVKRLSLLFLGTDSSAASSPVRETPRSPPTGSSGESMDSVSVSSSDSSSPDSEGLATPTHTSDSQQNKLSESSSCNSLNSMDTSSSTASVSITSASPFPPVPPCTHRRSSSLTPMSSPSQTPVYNTQAQDACIIRVSLEQGNGNLYKSILLTNQDKTPAVISRAMAKHNLEVEPEEGYELVQVISDERELVIPDNANVFYAMNTSANFDFLLRVRGSVGRPVQLRSRCSSTLPRTQHRSSISLRLSKVTL
- the rgl1 gene encoding ral guanine nucleotide dissociation stimulator-like 1 isoform X3, giving the protein MVSHYPLATLLPWPPGPHHHYPDLDCTLLLEGDGSVALQRYQARSPESSPRHWSSVQDWGEEVEEGAVYNVTLKRVQIQQAANKGARWLGAEGDRLPPGHTVSQLETCKIRSIRAGTLERLVETLLTAFGDNDLTYTSIFLSTYRAFTSTQTVLKLLLDRYGNVEENDRCQGSETNRAIRNALASILRAWLDQCSEDFQEPPDYPSLHRLMDYLRRALPGSEALKRAEGLLEQLQSQTSVDDTDAGFHGNGSFCLGEEEEVEVEVQEDFLLFDADLVAEQLTYMDALLFKKVVPHHCLGSIWSQRDKKHNKHSAPTIRATITQFNAVAACVVSTVLKHRQIRPHVRARVIQRWIDIAQECRIRKNFSSLRAIVSALQSNPLYRLKRAWSCVHKDSMQTFEELSDIFSDHNNYLTSRELLMREGTSKFASLESCAKEHQKRTHKRLQLQKEMGAMQGTIPYLGTFLTDLTMLDTALPDLVEGGLINFEKRRREFEVIAQIKLLQSACNSYCLTPDPAFLRWFKSQPQLSEEESYTLSCEIEGLGDSSPTSPKPRKSMVKRLSLLFLGTDSSAASSPVRETPRSPPTGSSGESMDSVSVSSSDSSSPDSEGLATPTHTSDSQQNKLSESSSCNSLNSMDTSSSTASVSITSASPFPPVPPCTHRRSSSLTPMSSPSQTPVYNTQAQDACIIRVSLEQGNGNLYKSILLTNQDKTPAVISRAMAKHNLEVEPEEGYELVQVISDERELVIPDNANVFYAMNTSANFDFLLRVRGSVGRPVQLRSRCSSTLPRTQHRSSISLRLSKVTL
- the rgl1 gene encoding ral guanine nucleotide dissociation stimulator-like 1 isoform X5, yielding MKEKLTMKFAWKTKMSSVQDWGEEVEEGAVYNVTLKRVQIQQAANKGARWLGAEGDRLPPGHTVSQLETCKIRSIRAGTLERLVETLLTAFGDNDLTYTSIFLSTYRAFTSTQTVLKLLLDRYGNVEENDRCQGSETNRAIRNALASILRAWLDQCSEDFQEPPDYPSLHRLMDYLRRALPGSEALKRAEGLLEQLQSQTSVDDTDAGFHGNGSFCLGEEEEVEVEVQEDFLLFDADLVAEQLTYMDALLFKKVVPHHCLGSIWSQRDKKHNKHSAPTIRATITQFNAVAACVVSTVLKHRQIRPHVRARVIQRWIDIAQECRIRKNFSSLRAIVSALQSNPLYRLKRAWSCVHKDSMQTFEELSDIFSDHNNYLTSRELLMREGTSKFASLESCAKEHQKRTHKRLQLQKEMGAMQGTIPYLGTFLTDLTMLDTALPDLVEGGLINFEKRRREFEVIAQIKLLQSACNSYCLTPDPAFLRWFKSQPQLSEEESYTLSCEIEGLGDSSPTSPKPRKSMVKRLSLLFLGTDSSAASSPVRETPRSPPTGSSGESMDSVSVSSSDSSSPDSEGLATPTHTSDSQQNKLSESSSCNSLNSMDTSSSTASVSITSASPFPPVPPCTHRRSSSLTPMSSPSQTPVYNTQAQDACIIRVSLEQGNGNLYKSILLTNQDKTPAVISRAMAKHNLEVEPEEGYELVQVISDERELVIPDNANVFYAMNTSANFDFLLRVRGSVGRPVQLRSRCSSTLPRTQHRSSISLRLSKVTL
- the rgl1 gene encoding ral guanine nucleotide dissociation stimulator-like 1 isoform X2, whose protein sequence is MVSHYPLATLLPWPPGPHHHYPDLDCTLLLEGDGSVALQRYQARSPESSPRHWSSVQDWGEEVEEGAVYNVTLKRVQIQQAANKGARWLGFLTAHFIITHSLPVDTIVGHIWRNLNSAEGDRLPPGHTVSQLETCKIRSIRAGTLERLVETLLTAFGDNDLTYTSIFLSTYRAFTSTQTVLKLLLDSALASILRAWLDQCSEDFQEPPDYPSLHRLMDYLRRALPGSEALKRAEGLLEQLQSQTSVDDTDAGFHGNGSFCLGEEEEVEVEVQEDFLLFDADLVAEQLTYMDALLFKKVVPHHCLGSIWSQRDKKHNKHSAPTIRATITQFNAVAACVVSTVLKHRQIRPHVRARVIQRWIDIAQECRIRKNFSSLRAIVSALQSNPLYRLKRAWSCVHKDSMQTFEELSDIFSDHNNYLTSRELLMREGTSKFASLESCAKEHQKRTHKRLQLQKEMGAMQGTIPYLGTFLTDLTMLDTALPDLVEGGLINFEKRRREFEVIAQIKLLQSACNSYCLTPDPAFLRWFKSQPQLSEEESYTLSCEIEGLGDSSPTSPKPRKSMVKRLSLLFLGTDSSAASSPVRETPRSPPTGSSGESMDSVSVSSSDSSSPDSEGLATPTHTSDSQQNKLSESSSCNSLNSMDTSSSTASVSITSASPFPPVPPCTHRRSSSLTPMSSPSQTPVYNTQAQDACIIRVSLEQGNGNLYKSILLTNQDKTPAVISRAMAKHNLEVEPEEGYELVQVISDERELVIPDNANVFYAMNTSANFDFLLRVRGSVGRPVQLRSRCSSTLPRTQHRSSISLRLSKVTL